One Phoenix dactylifera cultivar Barhee BC4 chromosome 14, palm_55x_up_171113_PBpolish2nd_filt_p, whole genome shotgun sequence DNA window includes the following coding sequences:
- the LOC103720828 gene encoding vesicle transport protein SFT2B, with protein MEKMRGALEKAKMLVGMEVDEEASPQQEPSFFDDFNRDCTLSTQQRLYGFATCLVAGLACTFLSMLVFFRPIKFAITFTFGNLLALGSTAFLIGPKRQVDMMLDPVRIYATALYIASMIVALFCALYVHSRLLTLLAIILEFGALVWYSLSYIPFARSIVSKIMASCFDTEF; from the exons ATGGAGAAGATGAGGGGAGCACTGGAAAAGGCGAAGATGCTCGTTGGCATGGAGGTCGACGAGGAGGCCTCCCCCCAGCAGGAGCCTTCCTTCTTCGACGACTTCAATCGCGACTGCACCCTCTCCACCCAGCAG AGATTATATGGCTTCGCTACATGTTTGGTCGCAGGTTTAGCCTGTACTTTCCTG TCAATGCTTGTTTTCTTCAGGCCAATCAAATTTGCGATAACATTCACTTTTGGGAATTTGCTTGCACTTGGAAG CACAGCATTTCTTATAGGCCCCAAACGACAAGTTGACATGATGCTTGATCCTGTTCGTATATATGCAACTGCTTTATACATTGCAAGTATGATAGTAGCTTTGTTTTGTGCTCTTTAC GTGCACAGTAGACTCTTGACACTTCTGGCTATAATTTTAGAGTTTGGTGCTCTGGTATG GTACAGTCTCAGTTACATTCCATTTGCACGCTCAATTGTTTCCAAAATTATGGCATCGTGCTTCGACACCGAGTTTTAA